One region of Haloprofundus salilacus genomic DNA includes:
- a CDS encoding DUF1616 domain-containing protein has translation MSREFDWRLLLPAGIRTLPADLAAIVMVVLATGIAVLFPVISETPLRIALGLPFVLFIPGYAFIAALFPEAGEVTPDSDGEKLGITEGGIDGIERVALSFGTSIAISPLIGLILNFTPWGIRLVPIVISLSGFTLISTIVAAKRRQALPPEEQFSVPYREWIASARVELLEPDTKTDAALNVLLAISVMLAVTSVGYAVAVPKEGESFSELYLLTENDDGELVADNYPANLTQGEPTSLYVGIGNQEHEPVNYSLVVELQRVSVSNNSTTVLEEERLHQFETHLEHNESWQLNHTIQPQLTGERLRLTYLLYKSEPPAEPTVENAYREAHLWVNVSRSQPNRENRSSVSVGDGIETDF, from the coding sequence GTGAGTCGCGAATTCGACTGGCGCCTACTCTTGCCAGCTGGAATCCGGACACTGCCTGCAGATCTGGCAGCCATAGTGATGGTTGTCCTTGCGACGGGCATTGCTGTGCTCTTTCCAGTAATTAGTGAGACGCCACTGCGAATTGCGCTGGGGCTTCCGTTCGTGTTATTTATCCCCGGCTATGCGTTTATTGCCGCACTCTTTCCGGAAGCAGGCGAGGTCACTCCAGATTCAGATGGAGAAAAACTAGGGATTACAGAGGGTGGTATCGATGGGATCGAACGCGTTGCCCTTTCATTCGGGACGAGTATCGCAATCTCGCCACTCATTGGACTCATCCTCAATTTCACTCCGTGGGGGATTCGCTTAGTTCCGATCGTCATCTCACTGAGCGGGTTTACGCTCATTTCGACGATCGTTGCTGCAAAACGTCGTCAAGCACTCCCTCCAGAAGAGCAGTTCTCAGTGCCATATCGTGAGTGGATTGCGTCGGCAAGAGTCGAGCTACTTGAACCGGATACGAAGACTGATGCGGCATTGAACGTTCTCCTCGCAATTAGTGTCATGCTTGCGGTCACCAGTGTCGGCTATGCGGTTGCTGTCCCCAAAGAGGGTGAATCGTTCTCTGAGCTGTATCTCTTAACGGAAAATGACGACGGTGAACTCGTCGCAGACAACTATCCAGCAAACCTGACGCAAGGTGAGCCAACGTCGCTGTATGTCGGAATCGGGAATCAAGAGCATGAGCCAGTCAACTATTCTCTCGTCGTGGAATTGCAACGAGTTAGCGTCTCGAATAACTCAACAACGGTTCTCGAAGAAGAGCGATTACATCAGTTTGAGACACACCTTGAGCACAACGAGTCTTGGCAACTCAATCATACAATTCAACCGCAACTCACGGGTGAGCGGCTCCGACTCACGTATCTTCTCTACAAATCTGAGCCGCCTGCAGAGCCAACAGTAGAAAACGCATACCGGGAGGCACATCTCTGGGTGAATGTATCCCGGTCTCAACCGAACCGAGAGAACCGTTCTTCAGTTAGCGTTGGTGATGGTATTGAGACTGACTTCTAA
- a CDS encoding DUF58 domain-containing protein produces the protein MRLTREGTGVVVLLAAMAVLSVLLDRLTLLFGVAVIGAWFLIYQWSVVKAFITANDGLSVELTPHQSRQLVNEDVTITLQLTKPTDTAVSLTAIAPSPIGASSSSREDRLVIVSEDEATAATTFSHQYPVAGQHVLPPIELTFSDRLGLFSEKRHFETNTQIQITPRAPRSMHVGQAGERVTAAYGDTPSGQRGGGLLPLVLREYTADDSAGQIDWNATARLGTPYVTEYEQESDYETIFVIDHRASMAVGPPGETKFDYARDLALSFIEAGFNSTDTVGLSIVESDSYRWIRKPAAGGDFLRLLGEELRRLSNPQTSASQSRRKDGGSRFREESQLLRQRLSTETSPFETTLRSYLRPARNTVQVREDSLQEALTELHTRRGRSNTGEVLLFTDDTNRHRLLDSVSQLRRHGYTIGVFLTPSVLFETQDLTALESAYDRYVSFEEFRKRLTRLEGVSAFEVGPRERLTTLLSASQPPESTSRQD, from the coding sequence ATGCGGCTCACTCGAGAAGGCACTGGAGTTGTTGTACTGCTTGCAGCGATGGCAGTACTCTCCGTTCTTCTCGACCGGCTTACGCTCTTGTTTGGTGTTGCTGTCATCGGTGCGTGGTTTCTCATCTACCAGTGGTCCGTTGTCAAGGCGTTCATCACCGCCAATGACGGTCTTTCTGTAGAGCTTACTCCACATCAGTCTCGCCAACTCGTCAATGAAGACGTCACCATTACACTGCAACTCACAAAACCCACGGACACAGCAGTCTCGCTTACTGCAATCGCACCATCCCCTATCGGTGCAAGCAGTTCCTCTCGAGAAGACCGGCTCGTCATCGTCTCTGAAGATGAGGCGACTGCAGCGACGACGTTCTCCCATCAGTATCCCGTTGCTGGCCAACACGTCCTCCCTCCGATTGAACTCACCTTCAGCGATCGGCTTGGACTATTCTCGGAAAAACGCCACTTCGAGACTAACACGCAGATTCAGATTACTCCGCGAGCACCACGTTCGATGCACGTCGGTCAAGCAGGAGAACGGGTGACCGCTGCGTATGGTGACACGCCATCAGGCCAGCGTGGTGGAGGGTTACTTCCACTTGTCCTCAGAGAGTACACCGCAGATGACTCTGCAGGGCAAATCGATTGGAATGCTACCGCTCGGCTTGGAACACCGTACGTTACTGAGTACGAACAGGAATCAGACTATGAGACCATATTCGTCATCGATCACCGCGCATCGATGGCCGTCGGTCCACCCGGTGAGACCAAATTCGATTATGCACGCGATCTCGCACTGAGCTTCATTGAGGCAGGCTTCAACTCAACCGACACAGTTGGATTGTCGATTGTCGAATCAGACTCGTATCGATGGATTCGAAAACCTGCCGCTGGCGGTGACTTCTTGCGACTTCTTGGTGAAGAACTTCGGCGACTATCGAACCCACAAACGAGTGCGTCACAATCTCGACGAAAAGACGGTGGGAGTCGCTTCCGGGAAGAATCCCAGTTACTCCGGCAACGACTGTCTACAGAGACGTCGCCGTTCGAGACGACGCTCCGAAGCTATCTCCGACCAGCCAGAAATACCGTCCAAGTCCGCGAAGACTCTCTCCAAGAAGCACTCACTGAGCTCCATACGCGACGTGGGCGAAGTAACACTGGCGAAGTACTGCTGTTTACGGATGATACGAACCGCCATCGGCTCCTTGACTCGGTCTCTCAACTGAGAAGACACGGCTATACAATCGGTGTGTTTCTCACGCCATCTGTGCTCTTTGAAACGCAAGATCTCACTGCACTCGAGTCAGCGTACGATCGATATGTGTCCTTCGAGGAGTTCAGAAAACGGCTCACTCGCCTCGAGGGAGTGTCTGCGTTCGAAGTTGGGCCACGCGAGCGACTCACCACACTCCTTTCGGCGTCGCAGCCACCTGAGTCTACATCTCGGCAAGATTAA
- a CDS encoding ABC transporter permease: protein MSWLSRLSGGFSVALAQLRHERMRTILAVVGLALAVLAATLLASVGAGVVTTGQEKFDSSGRDLWITGGTARFAPETAGGIENPVVNSHQLSDELESREDVRTAEPLAFQTVYVGTNTSEFQTFVGVGGPARGASVQITEGEEIEQKDIHYANGTYEGPMIHEVVIDEQTASMLNVSIGDTLYIGGTLASARQHEFTIVGISPTYSNFLGTPTVTMPLSELQEVTGTTGGDRSSLISVSLTSGTNPETVAAELEAQYPEYTIRTNQEQFEATLQRQAVVIASGLSLVGLALISGIALTVNLLLSLVYQQRRQFAAFRALGGSTATLSTVVVIQALILGILGGIVGVGLTIPAATVLNIIAEQLVGFEGLVQASDRVLLAGLVLAPVMSVIGSLTAVWRLSQLSPLSHLDA from the coding sequence ATGAGTTGGCTGAGCCGCCTTAGCGGGGGCTTCTCCGTTGCACTCGCACAGCTTCGACACGAGCGAATGCGGACCATTCTCGCCGTCGTCGGGCTCGCATTAGCAGTCCTTGCGGCAACACTCCTTGCAAGCGTCGGTGCAGGCGTCGTTACCACCGGACAGGAAAAGTTCGATTCTTCCGGTCGCGACCTCTGGATTACAGGTGGAACGGCACGATTTGCACCAGAAACCGCAGGAGGAATTGAAAACCCGGTCGTAAACTCCCATCAGTTATCCGATGAGCTAGAATCGCGCGAAGACGTCCGAACGGCCGAACCACTGGCGTTTCAGACGGTTTATGTCGGGACAAACACGTCCGAGTTTCAGACGTTTGTTGGTGTCGGTGGTCCTGCTCGCGGTGCCTCTGTACAGATTACCGAAGGTGAGGAAATCGAGCAGAAAGACATCCACTACGCAAACGGCACCTACGAGGGGCCGATGATTCATGAGGTGGTCATCGACGAACAGACCGCATCCATGCTCAACGTCTCCATCGGCGATACACTCTACATTGGGGGCACACTCGCAAGTGCACGACAGCACGAGTTCACGATCGTCGGAATCTCGCCTACCTACTCGAATTTCCTCGGCACACCAACCGTCACGATGCCACTTAGTGAACTCCAAGAAGTGACTGGGACAACCGGTGGTGACCGATCTTCACTGATATCTGTATCGTTGACGTCAGGGACGAATCCTGAGACAGTGGCTGCTGAACTCGAAGCACAGTATCCCGAATACACCATCCGGACGAACCAAGAGCAGTTCGAAGCCACACTGCAACGGCAAGCAGTCGTGATTGCAAGTGGACTTAGCCTCGTTGGACTGGCTCTCATTTCCGGTATTGCGCTGACGGTCAATCTACTGCTCTCGTTAGTGTACCAACAGCGACGTCAGTTCGCCGCCTTCCGAGCGCTCGGTGGCTCGACGGCCACGCTCTCGACAGTCGTCGTCATTCAAGCGCTCATACTGGGCATTTTGGGTGGCATAGTCGGCGTCGGGCTCACAATCCCGGCTGCAACGGTTCTCAATATTATCGCCGAACAGCTCGTTGGGTTCGAAGGTCTCGTACAAGCGTCCGATCGTGTGCTTCTTGCAGGACTCGTACTTGCACCAGTAATGAGCGTCATTGGGTCACTCACAGCAGTCTGGCGACTCAGCCAGCTTTCACCCCTCTCGCATCTCGACGCATGA
- a CDS encoding AAA family ATPase, with protein MSSMSAASFYEAVQEEANTVLIGNTEIVERLTIALLTDGHVLLEGVPGVAKTTIANVFARTSGLDVKRIQMTPDMVPADITGTSIYRAQTGEFERREGPIFSNVVIADEINRATPKTQSALLEAMQEGTVSIDGETRSLPDPFLVVATQNPIEMEGTFELPEAQRDRFQQKLIVELPSSDVEHKLLDRIDQRSELRSEQADVAVTKADLESARTAVEQVYVADKIKDYILDLVAETRTTPDLEYGGSPRASIAFLRAAKARAAIHDREYVIPDDIKALAPAILQHRLILSTESELGGRSVQEVIETILASVPLPEDVAKSSQQTR; from the coding sequence ATGAGTAGCATGAGTGCGGCGTCGTTTTATGAAGCCGTACAAGAGGAAGCAAATACGGTTCTCATTGGCAATACGGAGATTGTCGAACGTCTCACTATTGCGCTATTGACGGACGGACACGTTTTGCTGGAGGGGGTTCCTGGTGTTGCGAAGACGACGATTGCGAACGTGTTTGCTCGGACGAGTGGCTTAGATGTAAAGCGAATCCAGATGACGCCGGACATGGTTCCCGCAGACATCACGGGAACGAGCATCTATCGCGCTCAAACGGGTGAGTTCGAACGTCGAGAAGGGCCCATCTTCTCGAACGTCGTGATTGCAGACGAAATTAATCGCGCAACGCCGAAGACCCAGAGTGCACTCTTGGAAGCAATGCAGGAAGGGACGGTGAGTATTGACGGTGAGACGCGTTCGCTACCGGATCCGTTCCTCGTCGTTGCAACCCAGAACCCAATCGAGATGGAGGGAACCTTCGAGCTCCCGGAAGCCCAACGTGATCGCTTCCAGCAGAAACTCATCGTCGAGCTTCCCTCGAGCGATGTCGAACATAAGTTGCTCGACCGCATCGATCAGCGTTCGGAACTCCGTTCTGAGCAAGCAGACGTTGCAGTCACAAAAGCCGATCTCGAATCTGCGCGTACGGCTGTCGAGCAAGTGTACGTCGCAGACAAAATCAAAGACTACATTCTCGATCTCGTCGCTGAAACTCGGACCACACCTGACCTGGAGTACGGCGGGTCTCCTCGGGCATCGATTGCATTTCTCCGCGCGGCAAAAGCCCGCGCAGCAATTCATGACCGTGAGTACGTAATTCCAGATGATATCAAAGCATTAGCGCCGGCTATCCTCCAGCATCGACTCATCTTGAGTACTGAATCAGAACTCGGCGGTCGATCTGTCCAAGAGGTAATCGAGACAATCTTAGCGTCCGTCCCGCTTCCTGAAGACGTCGCAAAGAGCTCCCAACAGACTCGTTGA
- a CDS encoding bZIP transcription factor — MSTPTGTTEMSSDSESTSERDETVELQAQVELLRHENKRLRRETRRAKQVTHRRAAIALAGVGVLAGGAGLLLPTVRELLIALSGIGLFGAVLTYYLTPEQVLTADVSERVYTALVQNEQAVVSELDLSDEMVYLPSTESGNIRLFVPHYADYQLPAREELRSFFVVSESGHERGVAFTPAGKLLFEEFTETVSVSEASFDEYVSQLTDAAVHSFELASAIEYSSDASQGRLTIECTNPAYDGATQFDHPITSFVAVGIAARLGCPVSTTTTFDAGVLTTIYLWDTEMKDE, encoded by the coding sequence GTGAGTACACCAACTGGAACGACAGAGATGAGCAGCGATTCAGAGTCAACGTCTGAACGTGACGAGACAGTTGAGTTGCAAGCACAGGTCGAACTGCTGCGACATGAAAACAAGCGGCTTCGCCGCGAAACACGCCGCGCAAAGCAGGTTACACACAGACGGGCCGCGATTGCACTCGCAGGAGTCGGTGTGCTAGCCGGTGGTGCTGGTCTCTTGTTGCCAACCGTCCGTGAGCTCCTGATTGCCCTCTCTGGAATTGGATTGTTTGGTGCGGTATTGACGTACTATCTTACCCCAGAGCAAGTCCTCACAGCCGATGTGAGCGAGCGTGTCTATACGGCGCTTGTTCAAAATGAACAGGCAGTCGTTTCTGAACTTGATTTGAGCGATGAGATGGTGTATCTGCCAAGCACTGAATCGGGGAACATCCGGTTGTTTGTTCCCCACTATGCGGACTACCAGCTTCCTGCACGCGAGGAACTGCGGTCGTTCTTCGTTGTTTCAGAGTCTGGCCACGAACGTGGGGTGGCGTTTACGCCAGCAGGAAAGTTACTGTTCGAGGAGTTCACAGAGACGGTCTCTGTTTCAGAGGCCTCGTTCGATGAGTACGTCTCGCAACTTACAGACGCAGCAGTGCATTCGTTTGAGCTCGCCTCCGCAATTGAATATTCATCGGATGCGTCTCAGGGTCGGCTCACAATCGAGTGTACGAATCCAGCGTATGATGGCGCGACACAGTTCGACCATCCGATTACGTCTTTTGTTGCAGTCGGCATTGCAGCTCGTCTTGGCTGTCCGGTTTCCACGACAACAACGTTCGATGCAGGCGTCTTAACTACAATTTACCTGTGGGATACCGAAATGAAAGATGAATAG
- a CDS encoding DUF4350 domain-containing protein, which produces MTAVFAASTSVAAFGIYNSAWDGTSQLQTLAEDTDTEATVILNTTDYETASSNTTAFIISPDTRYSAQQTARVQAFVESGGTLVVAEDYGTHTNPLLADLGVSARIDGRPLRDEQEYYRSPAMPIATNVSESPFTTGVEQLTLNHGTAISANNSTVLARSSEFSYLDTTPNGQLDDNETLQERPVIVTEQRGEGRVIVVSDPSIFINSMVNRPGNEQLSRNLLTQTETVLFDFSNAAQQPPLAVALLTIRQSAFLQAVVGVGLIGIIGVWAKRPSLTTSLKRRLTRRAPSYESNDDSLESRRRALESYLTRQHPEWDRNRIQRIMTGVLMNDAQEEDNE; this is translated from the coding sequence GTGACTGCAGTCTTCGCTGCAAGCACCTCCGTAGCAGCCTTCGGGATTTACAACAGCGCGTGGGATGGAACCTCGCAACTGCAAACGCTCGCCGAAGACACTGATACTGAAGCGACAGTCATACTGAACACGACTGATTACGAAACCGCCTCGTCGAATACAACGGCATTTATTATCTCTCCAGATACCCGCTATAGCGCTCAACAGACCGCCAGAGTCCAGGCGTTCGTTGAGTCAGGGGGGACGCTCGTCGTGGCTGAAGACTACGGAACACACACCAACCCATTGTTAGCCGATCTCGGCGTGTCAGCCCGAATTGACGGCCGTCCCCTTCGTGATGAACAAGAATACTACCGGTCGCCAGCGATGCCGATTGCGACGAACGTTTCTGAGTCTCCATTCACAACCGGCGTTGAGCAACTGACGCTGAACCATGGGACGGCCATTTCGGCGAATAACTCGACTGTCCTCGCGAGATCTTCGGAGTTCAGTTATTTGGATACCACGCCGAATGGCCAGTTAGACGACAATGAGACGCTGCAAGAACGGCCAGTCATCGTCACTGAACAGCGAGGGGAGGGTCGAGTTATCGTCGTCTCCGATCCGAGTATCTTCATCAATTCGATGGTCAATCGCCCAGGAAACGAGCAACTAAGCCGGAACCTACTCACCCAAACAGAGACCGTGCTGTTTGATTTCTCGAATGCAGCCCAGCAACCACCGTTGGCCGTGGCGCTCTTGACGATTCGGCAATCCGCGTTCTTACAGGCAGTGGTTGGTGTTGGGCTGATTGGGATCATTGGGGTCTGGGCGAAGCGTCCGTCGCTCACGACGTCTTTGAAACGTCGACTCACCCGACGAGCGCCCTCATACGAGTCGAACGATGATAGTCTCGAGTCTCGCCGTCGTGCGCTTGAATCGTATCTGACCCGCCAACACCCTGAGTGGGATCGAAATCGGATTCAGCGCATAATGACAGGAGTTTTAATGAATGACGCGCAGGAAGAAGATAATGAGTAG